The Dreissena polymorpha isolate Duluth1 chromosome 2, UMN_Dpol_1.0, whole genome shotgun sequence nucleotide sequence ctttcctaagttaatgattctatgtgtacggacgtgatttcacaatcccatgtgcatgaacatatactttttctcttttgattattgttctttttctctaattcaataagcctaggcatgtttgttcgttaagtacggcaataatttcatgttgATTcgcgatcgaaagtgggtatgagcacatagtcgtaagagcacttgaatacgtgagttcgcccatgaacacatggtaaggttaactaaatctccgcgatacgacctaatatgtgtttaaaacagcaaacaatatccaacaaacgaatgaattgtcaaacatagtatgtgcactgatgtggctctgtaatttatgtttgaaaagtttattaaatatgcaaaatgaaaaGTATGCAGGAGAGCGAGTATCACAGCTATATTtaggctattatgctgtttatataccatagtcgctacaacgtttacaagtGGCAGGTTTTagataattcgttttctttacactcatgatcgcgttgaaagttaattatacacgttttgattcgcaatttatttactgaatcacgacaaatatcaaatacaatacagaaaatgcatagttgtttcattgatctataaacataaaatggattgaatataactgatttaaaattaacgttttcaaactattattaaatctttccccagaatatgctgtcctatttatagctgagcttcctatacctttatcaatgataatcagcgaggtatgccgattagaaaaatcgagctatctcaatcggactggctcggtcttttacataggttgccattgtgaagaattttttcatgatatgataacttagacgatgcttcgcagcatcgtcaataataatgttgtaattttaatgattatgatTTAAAGGAGATCAATGGGCCTTGACCGTGAGCTGTTCGAGGGGGAAGTGGCCGAGGAATTCCTGTGCGGCATCTGTCACCAAGTGCTGCTCAACCCCGTAACTGCCGGCTGCTTCCACATGTTTTGTCAGGCATGCGTCATCCGCAAGATGAAGTCACGAGTGACGAAGCCGGTGTGTCCTGTATGTAGCGCCGCCTTGAGTCTTAACATGACAGACACGCCAATTGAGTTCAAGCTGAAGCTGCTCAACCTGAGCACCCAGTGCTCGCACAACTGCGGAGACGCGTTCGTATTGGCGGAACTCCCCGACCACATGGACGTCTGCCCAAATGCGCCGGTCCAGTGCCACTTCACTGCCCAGGGCTGCCCACGCAAAGTGAAGCGCTGCGACCTGAGGAAACACCTACATGAATGCGACTTCCGGGAGGTGGAGTGTGAGGCGTGCGGCTTCCGGACTCTTTACAGGGAGCTCTTTACCCATCAGAGTCGGGTCCGATGTCTAGAAAAGAAGCTGAAACAGCAAATTATTCGCGAGCGAAAAGCGTCGTCCAGAGAGATTATACGTCATAGAGAAAAACTTGTAAAAGAACATGCAAAATTTGACCAGCAGCAAAGGAAAAGGATTTTAAGCCACGCTAAATCCCAGGCAAGCCGGAAGTCTGAGAGGCAGACTACCGCTGGTAGTGAATGTGGCGACAGTGAGTTTGACTTTGCGACGACACAGGAATCGGTGTTC carries:
- the LOC127866071 gene encoding E3 ubiquitin-protein ligase PDZRN3-like, yielding MGLDRELFEGEVAEEFLCGICHQVLLNPVTAGCFHMFCQACVIRKMKSRVTKPVCPVCSAALSLNMTDTPIEFKLKLLNLSTQCSHNCGDAFVLAELPDHMDVCPNAPVQCHFTAQGCPRKVKRCDLRKHLHECDFREVECEACGFRTLYRELFTHQSRVRCLEKKLKQQIIRERKASSREIIRHREKLVKEHAKFDQQQRKRILSHAKSQASRKSERQTTAGSECGDSEFDFATTQESVFLTEDVINRHNQQRHHSEEAKRMEVSRQLTKTPHSSRSGFASNMCSQCNRKFIPQQNTQAACRWHVGVGTSRELYFRYSYVLIK